In a single window of the Maridesulfovibrio bastinii DSM 16055 genome:
- a CDS encoding S41 family peptidase: MRITMWMATILCLFILAVAPEPTRAVDNSQFQPLRKFSQILDLVESYYVKDISRKELIDDAMKGMLEQLDPHSAYLDKKDFKEMQEITTGEFSGIGIEISMEHGKLIVVSPIEDTPAYKAGLLAGDIIIEINGKTTQNISLQEAVGMIRGKRGTKVTLTILHKDSRKPEKVDIVRDSIPLVSVKSEMLDNGIAFLRITRFNDNTTKELREALKKIRSKTKIKGVVLDLRNNPGGLLTQAVSVADTFLSDGLIVYIQGREKSSRKDFNAASQSNDVTAPMVTLINAGSASASEIVAGALKDHNRTLLIGERSFGKGSVQTIFPMPDGAGIKLTTARYYTPSGRSIQAEGIDPDIVYPFIPQKEDEEDSNRFIVREQDLSRHLINGNGTVQHGQFTLSDRAKKMLSRDNQLRLALQLVKQLPRIKQID; this comes from the coding sequence ATGAGAATTACCATGTGGATGGCAACCATCCTCTGTCTTTTTATTCTTGCGGTTGCTCCGGAACCTACCCGCGCCGTAGATAACAGCCAGTTTCAGCCGCTGCGTAAATTCAGCCAGATTCTGGATTTAGTTGAATCCTATTATGTAAAGGATATCTCCAGAAAAGAACTTATCGATGATGCCATGAAAGGCATGCTTGAGCAGCTTGATCCTCATTCTGCGTATCTTGATAAAAAAGATTTCAAAGAGATGCAGGAAATAACAACCGGAGAGTTCAGCGGCATTGGAATAGAAATCAGTATGGAGCATGGTAAACTTATCGTGGTCTCCCCTATTGAAGATACACCGGCCTACAAAGCAGGACTCCTTGCCGGAGATATCATTATTGAAATAAACGGCAAGACCACCCAGAATATTTCTTTGCAGGAAGCCGTTGGAATGATTAGAGGAAAACGTGGAACTAAAGTAACCCTCACCATTCTGCATAAAGATTCCCGCAAACCTGAAAAGGTCGATATTGTCAGAGATTCAATTCCGCTTGTAAGCGTAAAAAGTGAAATGCTTGATAATGGAATAGCTTTCCTGCGCATCACCCGCTTCAACGACAATACGACAAAAGAATTACGTGAAGCACTTAAAAAGATACGCTCTAAAACTAAAATAAAAGGCGTAGTTCTGGATTTGCGTAATAACCCCGGAGGACTTCTGACTCAGGCAGTATCAGTTGCTGATACATTCCTTTCTGACGGACTTATTGTTTACATTCAGGGTCGTGAAAAGAGCTCCAGAAAAGATTTTAACGCAGCTTCACAATCAAATGATGTGACAGCTCCGATGGTAACTCTCATCAACGCCGGATCAGCTTCCGCATCTGAAATTGTTGCCGGAGCTCTTAAAGATCATAACCGCACACTTCTGATAGGCGAACGCTCATTCGGAAAAGGCTCTGTTCAGACCATATTCCCAATGCCTGACGGAGCTGGAATCAAGCTTACAACAGCTAGATATTATACTCCAAGCGGACGCTCAATTCAGGCTGAAGGAATCGACCCTGATATTGTCTACCCGTTTATTCCGCAAAAAGAGGATGAAGAAGACTCAAACCGTTTTATTGTCCGTGAGCAGGATCTTTCCAGACACCTGATTAACGGTAATGGAACAGTACAACATGGCCAGTTTACTTTGAGTGACAGGGCTAAAAAAATGCTTTCGCGAGACAACCAGCTCCGGCTTGCTCTACAACTGGTCAAACAGCTTCCAAGAATTAAACAGATTGATTAA
- a CDS encoding ABC transporter permease codes for MSSYALFGALEQGFAFGLMVLGVYLTFRVLDFPDLTVDGSLPLGACVSAVAITNGWSPIVSIFFAMCAGFAAGAVTGILNTKFKILHLLASILTMISLYSVNIRVMGRPNIALLGKDTLIDEFLNFSGLPAYQATPILFAIISLIVVTILIWFLKTELGIALLASGDNPQMAVSMGINKDLMIIFGVGISNAFVAASGALVAQNQGAADVNMGIGTVIAGLASVIIGETLFGKKNISMAMISALLGSLVYRVAIALALGLRFGDFAFTPSDLNLVTAALVVLALVSPRLKSKFVSNKRAAQ; via the coding sequence ATAAGCTCATACGCTCTTTTCGGGGCTCTTGAACAGGGTTTCGCTTTTGGTTTAATGGTACTCGGTGTTTATCTAACATTCAGAGTCCTTGATTTCCCGGATCTTACTGTAGACGGCAGCCTCCCTCTTGGAGCCTGTGTAAGTGCCGTTGCCATTACCAACGGCTGGTCTCCGATAGTTTCTATTTTTTTTGCAATGTGTGCTGGTTTTGCAGCAGGAGCAGTTACCGGTATTTTAAATACTAAATTCAAAATACTACATCTTCTGGCTTCCATACTGACGATGATTTCACTATATTCTGTCAACATCCGTGTGATGGGAAGACCGAACATTGCCTTGCTTGGTAAAGATACCCTTATTGACGAATTTTTAAATTTCAGCGGATTACCTGCTTATCAGGCTACACCTATCCTGTTTGCAATAATTTCATTAATTGTTGTTACTATTCTCATCTGGTTTTTAAAAACTGAACTGGGTATCGCCCTGCTCGCTTCAGGCGACAACCCGCAAATGGCTGTCAGTATGGGAATTAATAAAGATTTGATGATAATTTTCGGGGTTGGCATTTCCAATGCTTTTGTTGCTGCATCAGGAGCACTTGTTGCCCAGAATCAGGGTGCAGCTGATGTAAATATGGGAATTGGAACAGTCATAGCAGGACTGGCCTCAGTTATCATAGGTGAGACCCTGTTCGGTAAGAAAAACATTTCTATGGCTATGATTTCAGCCCTGCTGGGATCTCTGGTTTATAGGGTCGCCATTGCACTGGCGCTCGGATTAAGGTTCGGGGATTTTGCTTTTACTCCAAGTGACCTGAACCTGGTCACGGCAGCCTTAGTTGTTCTGGCCTTAGTTTCCCCAAGATTGAAAAGTAAATTCGTAAGCAATAAAAGAGCAGCTCAATGA
- a CDS encoding ABC transporter substrate-binding protein — MKKILLFMVLLFMVMVPVIHSAQTQTISISQIVEHPSLDAMRKGFMDRLKHADVNAIYNVHIAQGNQANNIQIANQIKGEKPDLILAITTPSSQVLAQKIKDIPILFTGVTDPVAAGLVKSLKHPGSNISGMTDLSPVKRQVELIEEFIPKLKTIGTIYNAGEENSVVLTKILKDICDKKGIKVEEATIANSSAVYQAAKSLVGKCDAIYIPVDNTVVSGLEALIKVCRRNRLPLFSADTDSVKRGSVAALAIDYYSMGEQTADMAVRILHDKAETADMPVETLKKLQLYVNADAASKMGIEIPDSVRNRADKIFK, encoded by the coding sequence ATGAAAAAAATACTTCTTTTCATGGTGCTGCTATTTATGGTCATGGTCCCTGTGATCCACTCTGCACAGACCCAAACAATTTCTATAAGCCAGATTGTCGAGCATCCATCGCTGGATGCCATGCGCAAAGGCTTTATGGACAGATTAAAACACGCCGATGTAAATGCAATTTATAATGTTCATATTGCTCAGGGAAATCAGGCCAATAATATTCAGATTGCCAATCAGATCAAAGGTGAAAAACCGGATCTCATTCTTGCCATAACCACTCCATCTTCTCAGGTTCTTGCACAAAAAATTAAGGATATACCGATACTCTTCACAGGAGTTACGGACCCGGTTGCTGCAGGACTTGTAAAAAGTTTAAAGCATCCCGGATCAAATATTTCAGGCATGACGGACTTAAGCCCGGTAAAAAGGCAGGTTGAACTGATCGAAGAATTCATTCCGAAATTAAAAACTATTGGAACCATTTATAATGCCGGAGAAGAAAATTCTGTTGTTCTGACAAAAATATTGAAAGATATTTGTGATAAAAAAGGAATAAAAGTCGAAGAGGCCACAATCGCAAACTCCAGCGCAGTATATCAGGCTGCCAAAAGTCTTGTGGGAAAATGTGATGCCATTTATATACCTGTAGATAATACTGTCGTTTCAGGACTTGAAGCCCTGATTAAAGTCTGTAGACGCAACAGACTGCCGCTGTTTTCCGCTGACACGGACTCTGTTAAGCGAGGTTCTGTAGCAGCTCTTGCTATTGACTATTACAGTATGGGAGAGCAGACAGCGGATATGGCGGTTAGAATTCTGCACGATAAAGCTGAAACTGCGGATATGCCGGTAGAAACATTAAAAAAATTACAGCTGTATGTTAATGCAGATGCTGCATCAAAAATGGGGATAGAAATTCCTGACTCTGTCCGTAACAGAGCAGATAAAATTTTTAAATAG
- the ndk gene encoding nucleoside-diphosphate kinase — protein MSELTFSIIKPDAVERGLIGDILKMITDSGLKIKATKMIRLSKEEAEGFYAVHKERPFFGELVEYMTSGPVVVSVLEGENAIARYRELMGATNPEEAAEGTIRKTFGLSIEANSCHGSDGTDTAQIEVPYFFSNLEMVN, from the coding sequence ATGTCTGAACTTACTTTTTCTATTATCAAACCCGATGCTGTTGAACGTGGACTTATAGGTGATATCCTTAAAATGATCACCGACAGCGGACTTAAAATCAAAGCTACAAAAATGATACGCCTTTCCAAAGAAGAAGCTGAAGGCTTTTATGCTGTCCATAAGGAACGCCCCTTCTTTGGTGAGCTTGTCGAATATATGACATCCGGTCCGGTTGTTGTTTCCGTGCTGGAAGGAGAAAATGCAATAGCCCGTTATCGTGAACTTATGGGCGCAACCAATCCTGAAGAAGCAGCAGAAGGCACAATTCGTAAAACATTCGGACTGAGTATTGAAGCTAACTCATGCCATGGTTCAGACGGAACTGACACCGCACAGATCGAAGTACCCTACTTCTTCAGTAATCTTGAAATGGTGAATTAA
- a CDS encoding divergent polysaccharide deacetylase family protein — translation MEESHFEKKDSYTEIPAEKQPGFRNLLGRPTILAALTILIAAIICFSIAVLIFGPDADSKADLSKIPNEKISPANSTQQYEEVQKNNLEDLVKRADLALIRTLEETGVDMKQLQLEDVTLKRHEGRDYHYQQLRFPAVNNRDSFIQSVKKKLTSLNADAKLDKIDSNCWMLSIEGINTHKIFMDKARKTPSLSFAESPKMAIVIDDMGEDVPLAEGLAATGLKITFSIWPSSSHAKRIAELARRNGNEIMIHMPMQPQGYPKVNPGKDALLDGMKHDRIKALVNQAIKNIPGAVGMNNHMGSRFTENLYGMKAVMQTLKKHGIFFLDSKTTPNSICRKASAIYKLPMYERNIFLDNVKDVSAIEFQLEKAEKIALKHGQSIAIGHPHHQTLEAIKKWAKNKDARLYIVPVDKLVPITN, via the coding sequence GTGGAAGAAAGCCACTTTGAAAAGAAAGATTCATATACTGAAATCCCGGCTGAAAAACAGCCGGGATTTCGGAATTTATTGGGACGACCGACAATTCTTGCCGCTTTGACTATTTTAATAGCAGCAATAATATGCTTTTCCATTGCAGTATTAATTTTTGGTCCTGACGCGGATTCAAAAGCTGATCTATCTAAAATTCCTAATGAAAAGATATCGCCAGCCAACAGCACACAACAATATGAAGAAGTCCAGAAAAACAACCTTGAAGATCTGGTAAAAAGAGCTGACCTTGCCCTCATAAGAACTCTTGAAGAAACTGGCGTGGATATGAAGCAACTCCAGTTGGAGGATGTTACTCTCAAGAGACATGAAGGAAGGGATTATCATTATCAGCAATTGAGATTCCCTGCAGTCAATAATCGAGATTCATTTATTCAGAGCGTAAAGAAAAAGCTGACCAGTCTTAATGCCGATGCAAAGCTTGATAAAATTGACTCTAATTGCTGGATGTTAAGCATTGAGGGAATTAATACTCACAAAATTTTCATGGATAAGGCCCGGAAAACTCCAAGCCTTTCATTTGCAGAAAGCCCAAAAATGGCAATTGTTATTGATGATATGGGTGAAGATGTACCCTTGGCAGAAGGATTAGCCGCAACAGGATTAAAAATTACTTTTTCGATATGGCCATCCAGCTCGCATGCAAAAAGAATCGCGGAACTGGCACGAAGGAACGGCAATGAAATAATGATCCATATGCCCATGCAGCCTCAGGGATATCCAAAAGTTAACCCCGGCAAAGATGCCCTGCTTGACGGGATGAAGCATGACAGAATCAAGGCTCTGGTAAATCAGGCAATTAAGAATATTCCCGGAGCAGTAGGCATGAACAATCATATGGGTTCCAGATTTACAGAGAACCTGTACGGAATGAAAGCCGTAATGCAAACATTGAAAAAGCATGGCATTTTCTTTCTGGACAGTAAAACAACGCCAAACAGTATCTGCCGAAAAGCCAGCGCAATTTATAAGCTGCCAATGTACGAAAGAAACATCTTTTTAGATAATGTCAAAGATGTCTCAGCAATTGAATTCCAATTGGAAAAAGCTGAAAAAATAGCTCTTAAACACGGGCAGTCAATTGCCATAGGACACCCCCATCACCAGACTCTGGAAGCAATAAAAAAATGGGCCAAAAATAAAGATGCCAGACTCTACATAGTCCCAGTAGACAAGCTGGTTCCTATAACCAATTAG
- a CDS encoding murein hydrolase activator EnvC family protein, with protein sequence MASKLKEEIKTSKSVAKKTKKELLRLTRKERSMFGELAKIEDDIQDLQKKLFKQEDKLQNLNEQIKTTSQKHQVLQTEMDVITSNLSKMLEALWPVHTKRLEDKLGQMEGWEQADRKFTWLSSLYSDARTQLEKAENQQKLILKNLEEQRNLKNSETEELQEINKTNDNLLENKLALLSGIRKIRAQKISREEELKDILTTINKLNYKLKILSSKKIAAHKGNLPWPVKGTKAVSFNPSAKPPVRGIGLKTAGNMDVKSIFWGKVVHNDTLRGFGRVVIIYHGYNYYSLYAYLSQSFVKLGQEVEKDELIGKSGYYPGIKDTGLYFELRFHQKPVNPLKWLAH encoded by the coding sequence GTGGCAAGCAAATTAAAAGAGGAAATAAAAACCAGCAAATCAGTCGCTAAAAAAACCAAAAAAGAACTTTTGCGCCTTACCCGTAAAGAACGCTCTATGTTCGGTGAACTGGCTAAAATTGAAGATGATATACAGGATCTCCAGAAAAAACTGTTTAAACAGGAAGATAAATTACAAAACCTGAATGAACAGATTAAAACAACATCTCAAAAGCATCAGGTTCTTCAAACCGAAATGGATGTAATCACGTCCAACTTAAGCAAAATGCTTGAAGCTCTCTGGCCTGTTCATACTAAACGACTCGAAGACAAGCTGGGGCAAATGGAAGGCTGGGAGCAGGCTGACAGAAAATTTACCTGGCTCAGCTCACTCTACTCAGATGCCAGAACCCAACTTGAAAAAGCAGAGAACCAACAAAAACTAATTCTTAAAAATCTGGAAGAGCAACGCAATCTAAAAAATTCAGAAACTGAAGAGTTGCAGGAAATCAATAAAACAAATGACAACCTTCTGGAAAATAAGCTGGCTCTGCTGTCTGGTATCCGCAAAATAAGAGCGCAGAAAATTTCAAGAGAAGAAGAATTAAAAGACATACTTACAACCATCAACAAACTTAATTACAAGCTAAAAATATTATCCAGCAAAAAAATAGCTGCCCACAAAGGCAACCTGCCATGGCCTGTAAAAGGAACAAAAGCTGTCAGCTTTAACCCCTCTGCCAAACCGCCTGTGCGTGGAATAGGTTTAAAAACAGCTGGTAATATGGATGTAAAATCAATCTTCTGGGGAAAGGTTGTACACAACGACACCCTGAGAGGATTCGGAAGAGTTGTCATAATCTATCATGGCTATAACTACTATTCCCTCTATGCATACTTGTCGCAAAGTTTTGTTAAGCTTGGTCAGGAAGTTGAAAAAGATGAATTAATAGGTAAATCCGGCTATTATCCAGGCATAAAGGATACCGGCCTGTATTTTGAATTGCGTTTTCATCAGAAACCCGTTAACCCGCTAAAATGGTTAGCCCACTGA
- the cbiB gene encoding adenosylcobinamide-phosphate synthase CbiB has translation MDNSTVVFFVPVIAFVLDYLLGDPLWFPHPVRFLGKMIESYEAWARSTKLSPKIMGGVAVLGFAIIIWGVVKLLVSIPFIGVLIALYLAYSGLALGCLLKDCHKVAKLLDDGNFENARAELAKLVSRDISELDENEMRKVLAETASENLNDAFVAPFFFLVVTGPAGMWVYKTVSTMDSMWGYKTEEYRDFGFFAAKTDDVLAFIPARITAMIMMGAGRILGLNWRAAWDNVLKDAAKTESPNAGWPMSSAAWLLGATMGGKAVYFGEAKEKPVLGPEGELWSSLKIKRLLRLICFSGLICAVLLYIYFSIVWML, from the coding sequence ATGGACAACTCTACTGTAGTATTTTTTGTTCCTGTGATTGCCTTTGTCCTTGATTATCTCCTTGGAGATCCATTGTGGTTTCCCCATCCGGTACGTTTTCTCGGAAAGATGATCGAAAGCTATGAAGCATGGGCCAGGTCAACCAAGCTTTCTCCTAAAATAATGGGTGGTGTGGCTGTTCTCGGTTTTGCCATCATTATCTGGGGAGTTGTAAAGCTTCTGGTTTCAATTCCTTTTATAGGGGTTCTTATTGCTCTTTATCTTGCATATTCAGGTCTTGCGCTGGGATGTCTTTTGAAAGACTGCCACAAGGTAGCCAAATTGCTTGATGATGGTAATTTCGAAAATGCCCGTGCAGAACTGGCCAAACTGGTCAGCCGTGACATTTCAGAACTTGATGAAAATGAAATGCGTAAAGTGCTGGCTGAAACTGCGAGTGAAAACCTCAATGATGCTTTTGTTGCACCATTTTTCTTCCTCGTTGTTACAGGCCCAGCCGGAATGTGGGTCTATAAGACAGTAAGCACTATGGATTCCATGTGGGGTTACAAGACTGAGGAATATCGTGATTTTGGCTTTTTTGCCGCTAAAACAGACGATGTTCTGGCTTTCATCCCTGCAAGAATCACAGCCATGATTATGATGGGTGCCGGACGTATACTTGGACTTAACTGGCGTGCAGCATGGGATAATGTCCTTAAAGACGCTGCTAAAACTGAAAGCCCTAACGCCGGATGGCCCATGAGCAGTGCGGCATGGCTTCTTGGCGCCACAATGGGTGGTAAAGCTGTATATTTTGGAGAAGCAAAAGAGAAACCAGTTCTTGGCCCTGAAGGGGAATTGTGGAGCTCTCTGAAAATTAAAAGGTTACTCAGATTAATCTGCTTTTCAGGATTGATTTGTGCTGTTCTGCTTTACATCTATTTCAGCATAGTCTGGATGCTCTAG
- a CDS encoding endonuclease III domain-containing protein, giving the protein MKREVLLKQFYQALRDRLGAGQWWPAEDPFEIAVGAILTQNTNWNNVEKALNNLKKQDVLSPKGIRSLNISELEQLIRPSGFYRMKALRLINLLDFMDENNISDLSDLAAYDVTNLREKLLQVKGIGPETADSILLYALSMPVFVVDAYTKRIFNRHALIPEEIEYAELQDFFMDVLERDSQFYCEFHSLIVQTAKKWCTKNNPDCEHCPLGSFLDN; this is encoded by the coding sequence ATGAAAAGAGAAGTACTACTAAAACAATTTTATCAGGCTCTCCGGGACAGGCTTGGGGCTGGTCAATGGTGGCCAGCAGAAGATCCGTTTGAAATTGCAGTTGGGGCGATTCTAACTCAAAATACCAACTGGAATAATGTAGAAAAAGCTTTAAATAATCTAAAAAAGCAGGATGTTCTGAGCCCGAAAGGGATTAGAAGTCTGAATATTTCAGAACTGGAACAGCTGATCCGTCCATCTGGTTTTTATAGAATGAAGGCTTTAAGATTAATAAATCTGCTTGATTTCATGGATGAAAATAATATTTCCGATTTATCTGATCTGGCTGCTTATGACGTAACAAATTTACGCGAAAAGCTGTTGCAAGTTAAGGGAATAGGGCCTGAAACGGCTGATTCCATACTGCTGTATGCCCTTTCGATGCCTGTTTTTGTTGTAGACGCATATACCAAAAGAATTTTCAACAGACATGCTTTGATTCCTGAAGAAATAGAATATGCCGAGCTTCAGGATTTTTTTATGGATGTATTGGAAAGGGATTCTCAATTTTATTGTGAATTTCACTCATTAATAGTGCAAACTGCCAAAAAATGGTGCACCAAAAATAACCCAGACTGTGAGCACTGCCCGCTGGGATCTTTTTTGGATAACTGA
- a CDS encoding ABC transporter ATP-binding protein, protein MISVKNIEKTFNPGSINQVKALRGVNIEVKSGEFITIIGSNGAGKSTFLNAIAGCFPIDNGSILINQTDVTKWPEHKRAACMGRVFQDPLLGTSASLSIEQNMALAMKRGKFRGLSLGVKRENRIKFREMLSTLNLGLEDRLEDKVGLLSGGQRQALTMLMATITNPDVLLLDEHTAALDPKTGNKILEITDSVVRENKLTTLMVTHNLTQAISLGDRLIMFHMGKIMIDISGEEKKNLKVETLLERFYTLRGEDMATDRMLFS, encoded by the coding sequence ATGATCTCTGTTAAAAATATCGAAAAAACATTCAATCCTGGAAGCATCAATCAGGTTAAAGCTTTGCGCGGTGTGAATATTGAAGTAAAATCCGGAGAATTTATCACCATCATAGGTTCAAACGGAGCTGGTAAATCAACCTTTCTGAATGCCATTGCAGGATGCTTTCCCATTGACAACGGAAGCATACTGATAAATCAAACCGATGTAACAAAATGGCCTGAGCATAAAAGAGCTGCATGCATGGGCAGAGTTTTTCAGGACCCGCTTCTGGGAACCAGCGCATCGCTTTCTATTGAACAAAATATGGCTCTGGCTATGAAGCGTGGAAAATTCAGGGGATTATCTTTAGGAGTAAAACGCGAAAACCGAATTAAATTTCGCGAAATGCTTTCCACCCTGAATCTGGGTCTGGAAGACAGACTGGAAGACAAAGTCGGGCTTCTTTCAGGTGGCCAGCGTCAGGCTTTAACGATGCTGATGGCCACGATCACCAACCCTGATGTACTGCTGCTCGACGAGCATACTGCTGCTCTTGACCCTAAAACAGGTAATAAAATTTTAGAAATTACTGACAGTGTCGTGCGTGAAAACAAACTGACGACACTCATGGTTACCCATAACCTGACTCAGGCCATATCTCTGGGGGATCGCCTGATTATGTTTCATATGGGTAAAATTATGATAGATATTTCCGGAGAAGAAAAAAAGAACCTTAAAGTCGAAACTCTGCTGGAACGGTTCTATACACTTCGGGGCGAAGATATGGCTACTGACAGGATGCTGTTTTCCTGA
- the proC gene encoding pyrroline-5-carboxylate reductase, producing the protein MSIKVGFIGTGNMGTAIIKGMAGNKDIELLGFDLNSEILEKLNKECGLKAKSSARELATESDFVVLAVKPQYAENVLEDITQELNDKKCLISIAAGLTVDRLKEFTGNSCPVVRVMPNTPALVNEGVFAVCIDDKHLTDAQKEFAGVMFESLGDVHILSEKQFDAFTGVIGSGPAYIFYFMEALIESGVELGLTRPQATSMVSKLFAGSTKLAIESDKHISELREMVTSPAGTTVEALVHLDRTATRANIIDAVHKCYERSIELGKN; encoded by the coding sequence ATGAGCATCAAAGTCGGATTTATTGGAACCGGTAACATGGGCACTGCCATTATTAAAGGAATGGCAGGAAATAAAGATATTGAACTGCTTGGATTTGATCTGAACAGTGAAATTCTTGAAAAATTAAACAAAGAATGCGGGCTGAAAGCCAAAAGTTCTGCCCGTGAACTGGCAACCGAGTCAGACTTTGTTGTTTTAGCTGTAAAGCCACAATATGCTGAAAATGTGCTCGAAGACATTACTCAGGAATTAAACGATAAAAAATGCCTCATATCCATCGCAGCAGGACTTACTGTTGACCGTTTAAAAGAGTTCACCGGTAACTCATGTCCAGTGGTAAGAGTCATGCCCAATACCCCTGCACTGGTTAACGAAGGTGTTTTTGCAGTTTGTATAGACGATAAACACTTAACCGATGCTCAGAAAGAGTTTGCAGGTGTAATGTTTGAATCCCTCGGTGATGTTCACATTCTCAGTGAAAAACAGTTCGATGCTTTTACTGGAGTTATAGGCTCAGGACCAGCTTATATCTTCTACTTCATGGAAGCTCTTATTGAGTCCGGAGTTGAGCTTGGACTTACTCGTCCGCAGGCTACAAGCATGGTCTCAAAACTATTTGCAGGCTCTACCAAGCTCGCGATTGAAAGTGATAAACATATCAGTGAACTGCGAGAAATGGTCACATCACCGGCAGGAACAACAGTTGAAGCCCTTGTTCATCTGGATAGAACAGCCACCCGTGCCAACATCATAGACGCAGTCCACAAATGTTATGAGCGCAGTATTGAACTTGGTAAGAATTAA